One stretch of Brachyhypopomus gauderio isolate BG-103 chromosome 10, BGAUD_0.2, whole genome shotgun sequence DNA includes these proteins:
- the LOC143525961 gene encoding pannexin-3-like isoform X2 has translation MSIAHTAAQAVLRDALLRDDSGGPRARHLELELPLDRVIKFVSVGLPLLLVSLAFAREISIGPQISCFPPSNFTAKQAAYVDTYCWDVLMHHEFDTNGNVEERSLWVHKMFPYSLLIMAMMMYLPALIWRFLATPSLGSDLLFITDELDKSYNRSVRLAQSILELKQSSENPQEFQDELWRAKRKRYFEYPLLERYMQCKHGSYFLVSMLFLRGFLLLTFMSASCLYLVYFHLSAFLQDEFSCLVRTGLLRDQPWVPELVQCKMTGLLVFQVISVACGAIYVLLTPIVLFSLLRLFCWDTGFLSLYEVLPGLSLISGQKLGCPLNDLNVLLLFLRANLAQLRSYGQLRALCSLAPPQVKGGKGILTEEQAEETAEAAEELEEEMREAREEGKLNLVDIMTVLGAARGNVVNCPEQRPLVEENMTLEPNHQGYHELKETTSCCFG, from the exons ATGTCCATCGCCCACACTGCAGCCCAGGCGGTGCTGCGAGATGCCCTGCTTCGAGACGACAGCGGAGGCCCCCGCGCCCGTCACCTGGAACTGGAGCTGCCCCTGGACAGGGTTATTAAGTTTGTGTCGGTGGGACTGCCTCTTCTACTTGTGTCACTGGCATTTGCTCGAGAGATCTCTATTG GCCCACAGATTAGCTGTTTCCCTCCCAGTAACTTCACGGCCAAGCAGGCTGCGTACGTGGACACGTACTGCTGGGACGTGCTGATGCACCATGAGTTCGACACAAATGGAAACGTGGAGGAGCGATCGCTCTGGGTGCACAAG ATGTTCCCGTACTCCTTACTCATCATGGCGATGATGATGTACCTGCCGGCGCTTATCTGGAGGTTCCTGGCCACGCCCAGCCTGGGCTCCGACCTGCTCTTCATCACTGACGAGCTGGACAAGTCCTACAACCGCTCGGTGCGACTTGCCCAAAGCATCCTGGAGCTCAAACAGAGCTCTGAAAACCCCCAAGAGTTCCAGGACGAGCTGTGGAG AGCCAAGAGGAAGCGTTACTTTGAGTACCCCCTGCTGGAGAGATACATGCAGTGCAAGCACGGCTCCTACTTCCTGGTCAGCATGCTGTTCCTGCGAGGCTTCCTCCTGCTCACCTTCATGTCGGCCTCCTGCCTGTACCTGGTCTACTTCCACCTCTCGGCTTTCCTGCAGGACGAGTTCAGCTGTCTCGTGCGCACAGGGCTCCTACGCGACCAGCCCTGGGTGCCCGAGCTAGTGCAGTGCAAGATGACCGGCCTGCTGGTCTTCCAGGTCATTAGTGTGGCCTGTGGTGCCATCTACGTCCTGCTCACACCCATTGTGCTCTTCAGTCTGCTGCGCCTCTTCTGCTGGGACACCGGGTTCCTCTCGCTGTACGAGGTGCTTCCTGGCCTGAGCCTCATCAGCGGGCAGAAGTTGGGCTGCCCGCTCAACGACCTCAACGTGCTGCTGCTCTTTTTGCGGGCCAACCTGGCACAGCTGCGCTCCTACGGGCAGCTGAGGGCCCTGTGCTCTTTGGCGCCCCCTCAGGTTAAAGGGGGCAAGGGCATTCTGACGGAGGAACAGGCGGAAGAGACAGCGGAGGCGGCCgaagagctggaggaggagatgagggaggCCAGGGAGGAGGGCAAGCTCAACCTGGTGGACATCATGACAGTACTAGGTGCAGCCAGAGGGAATGTGGTGAACTGTCCTGaacagcgccctctggtggaaGAGAACATGACACTCG AGCCTAACCACCAGGGGTACCATGAATTGAAGGAGACAACATCATGTTGTTTTGGCTAA
- the LOC143525960 gene encoding homeobox protein PKNOX2-like isoform X2, whose protein sequence is MMQHVPPAAPLTMMATQSVPPPTYQESQQMTGATQQNSKTPQVHISAASAAGATPVSVTLDPQAQLESDKRAVYRHPLFPLLALLFEKCEQATQGSECITSASFDVDIENFVHQQEQDRKPFFSDDPELDNLMVKAIQVLRIHLLELEKVNELCKDFCNRYITCLKTKMHSDNLLRNDLGGPYSPSHTSLQQDLLQSSSPSLPVSTSVNPSGIVVPAGSLPQSNVSMTTINSQVVSGGTLYQPVAMVTSQGQVLTQTLPQGTIQIQNTQVNLDLSSLLDGDDKKSKNKRGVLPKHATNIMRSWLFQHLMHPYPTEDEKRQIAAQTNLTLLQVNNWFINARRRILQPMLDASNPDPAPKAKKMKSQHRPTQRFWPDSIVAGVLQTHSASNSDGSLVMDSLQPLSSDSATLAIQQAMLAGADDSMDGTEEDEEEEEEEEEGMEEEEEEDDEEESEGRRQLHGSGRRDLHLNHTDPLE, encoded by the exons ATGATGCAACATGTGCCTCCAGCAGCCCCACTGACGATGATGGCCACCCAGAGCGTCCCCCCACCCACTTACCAAGAGAGCCAACAG ATGACGGGCGCAACGCAGCAGAACTCCAAGACCCCGCAGGTCCACATCTCAGCGGCATCCGCGGCAGGGGCCACCCCGGTCAGCGTGACCCTTGACCCCCAGGCCCAGCTAGAGTCTGACAAAAGAGCCGTTTACAG GCACCCTCTGTTCCCGCTGCTGGCGCTGCTCTTTGAGAAGTGTGAGCAGGCCACACAGGGGTCAGAGTGCATCACCTCCGCCAGCTTCGACGTGGACATCGAGAACTTCGTACACCAGCAGGAGCAGGACCGCAAGCCGTTCTTCAGTGACGACCCCGAACTCGACAACCTG ATGGTGAAGGCCATCCAGGTGCTGCGTATCCACCTGTTGGAGCTGGAGAAGGTGAATGAGTTGTGTAAGGACTTCTGTAACCGCTACATCACCTGCCTCAAGACCAAGATGCACAGTGACAATCTGCTTCGCAATGACCTGGGTGGACCAtactcaccatcacacaccagcctacagcag GATCTTCTGCAGAGctcttccccctccctccccgtgtCCACTTCTGTTAACCCCTCAGGCATCGTGGTTCCTGCCGGTTCTTTGCCTCAGAGCAATGTCTCCATGACCACCATCAACTCACAAGTGGTGTCAG GTGGGACACTGTATCAGCCAGTTGCTATGGTGACCTCTCAGGGGCAGGTGTTAACACAGACTCTACCGCAGGGGACCATTCAGATCCAGAACACACAG GTGAACCTGGACCTCTCCTCCCTTTTGGACGGTGATGATAAGAAGTCAAAGAACAAGAGGGGCGTTCTCCCTAAACACGCCACTAACATCATGCGTTCCTGGCTCTTCCAGCACCTCATG CATCCGTACCCCACAGAAGATGAGAAAAGACAGATTGCAGCACAGACCAACCTCACCTTATTACAGGTGAACAACTG GTTCATCAACGCTCGCAGACGCATCCTGCAGCCCATGCTGGATGCCAGTAACCCTGACCCCGCCCCTAAAGCTAAGAAGATGAAGTCCCAGCACAGACCCACACAGCGCTTCTGGCCCGACTCCATTGTGGCCGGAGTACTGCAGACACACTCGGCCAGCAACTCAGATG gatcCCTGGTCATGGACAGCCTGCAGCCTCTCTCCTCGGACTCGGCCACTCTGGCCATACAGCAGGCCATGCTGGCGGGAGCTGACGACTCGATGGATGGGACtgaggaagacgaggaagaagaggaggaagaggaggaagggatggaggaagaggaagaggaagacgacGAAGAGGAAAGCGAGGGAAGGAGGCAGCTGCACGGCTCCGGCAGGAGAGACCTGCACCTCAACCACACCGACCCACTGGAGTAG
- the LOC143525960 gene encoding homeobox protein PKNOX2-like isoform X1 has product MFVCCMVVCCVVLCLCVVWLCGCVLCCFMFVCCVRVWLCVVCYVRVWLYGCVLCCFMFVCCVRVWLYGCVLCCFMFVCCVLCAGVVVWLCVVLFYVCVLCAGVVVWLCAVLFYVCVLCVVCGCGCMVVCCVVLCLCVVCGCGCMVVYCVVLCLCVVCGCGCQMVKAIQVLRIHLLELEKVNELCKDFCNRYITCLKTKMHSDNLLRNDLGGPYSPSHTSLQQDLLQSSSPSLPVSTSVNPSGIVVPAGSLPQSNVSMTTINSQVVSGGTLYQPVAMVTSQGQVLTQTLPQGTIQIQNTQVNLDLSSLLDGDDKKSKNKRGVLPKHATNIMRSWLFQHLMHPYPTEDEKRQIAAQTNLTLLQVNNWFINARRRILQPMLDASNPDPAPKAKKMKSQHRPTQRFWPDSIVAGVLQTHSASNSDGSLVMDSLQPLSSDSATLAIQQAMLAGADDSMDGTEEDEEEEEEEEEGMEEEEEEDDEEESEGRRQLHGSGRRDLHLNHTDPLE; this is encoded by the exons atgtttgtgtgttgtatggttgtgtgttgtgttgttttatgtttgtgtgttgtatggttgtgtggttgtgtgttgtgttgttttatgtttgtgtgttgtgtgcgggtgtggttgtgtgttgtgtgttatgtgCGGGTGTGGTTGTAtggttgtgtgttgtgttgttttatgtttgtgtgttgtgtgcgggtgtggttgtatggttgtgtgttgtgttgttttatgtttgtgtgttgtgtgttgtgtgcgggtgtggttgtatggttgtgtgttgtgttgttttatgtttgtgtgttgtgtgcgggtgtggttgtatggttgtgtgctgtgttgttttatgtttgtgtgttgtgtgttgtgtgcgggtgtggttgtatggttgtgtgttgtgttgttttatgtttgtgtgttgtgtgcgggtgtggttgtatggttgtgtattgtgttgttttatgtttgtgtgttgtgtgtgggtgtgggtgtcagATGGTGAAGGCCATCCAGGTGCTGCGTATCCACCTGTTGGAGCTGGAGAAGGTGAATGAGTTGTGTAAGGACTTCTGTAACCGCTACATCACCTGCCTCAAGACCAAGATGCACAGTGACAATCTGCTTCGCAATGACCTGGGTGGACCAtactcaccatcacacaccagcctacagcag GATCTTCTGCAGAGctcttccccctccctccccgtgtCCACTTCTGTTAACCCCTCAGGCATCGTGGTTCCTGCCGGTTCTTTGCCTCAGAGCAATGTCTCCATGACCACCATCAACTCACAAGTGGTGTCAG GTGGGACACTGTATCAGCCAGTTGCTATGGTGACCTCTCAGGGGCAGGTGTTAACACAGACTCTACCGCAGGGGACCATTCAGATCCAGAACACACAG GTGAACCTGGACCTCTCCTCCCTTTTGGACGGTGATGATAAGAAGTCAAAGAACAAGAGGGGCGTTCTCCCTAAACACGCCACTAACATCATGCGTTCCTGGCTCTTCCAGCACCTCATG CATCCGTACCCCACAGAAGATGAGAAAAGACAGATTGCAGCACAGACCAACCTCACCTTATTACAGGTGAACAACTG GTTCATCAACGCTCGCAGACGCATCCTGCAGCCCATGCTGGATGCCAGTAACCCTGACCCCGCCCCTAAAGCTAAGAAGATGAAGTCCCAGCACAGACCCACACAGCGCTTCTGGCCCGACTCCATTGTGGCCGGAGTACTGCAGACACACTCGGCCAGCAACTCAGATG gatcCCTGGTCATGGACAGCCTGCAGCCTCTCTCCTCGGACTCGGCCACTCTGGCCATACAGCAGGCCATGCTGGCGGGAGCTGACGACTCGATGGATGGGACtgaggaagacgaggaagaagaggaggaagaggaggaagggatggaggaagaggaagaggaagacgacGAAGAGGAAAGCGAGGGAAGGAGGCAGCTGCACGGCTCCGGCAGGAGAGACCTGCACCTCAACCACACCGACCCACTGGAGTAG
- the LOC143525961 gene encoding pannexin-3-like isoform X1, which translates to MSIAHTAAQAVLRDALLRDDSGGPRARHLELELPLDRVIKFVSVGLPLLLVSLAFAREISIGPQISCFPPSNFTAKQAAYVDTYCWDVLMHHEFDTNGNVEERSLWVHKMFPYSLLIMAMMMYLPALIWRFLATPSLGSDLLFITDELDKSYNRSVRLAQSILELKQSSENPQEFQDELWRAKRKRYFEYPLLERYMQCKHGSYFLVSMLFLRGFLLLTFMSASCLYLVYFHLSAFLQDEFSCLVRTGLLRDQPWVPELVQCKMTGLLVFQVISVACGAIYVLLTPIVLFSLLRLFCWDTGFLSLYEVLPGLSLISGQKLGCPLNDLNVLLLFLRANLAQLRSYGQLRALCSLAPPQVKGGKGILTEEQAEETAEAAEELEEEMREAREEGKLNLVDIMTVLGAARGNVVNCPEQRPLVEENMTLGTVTIIYLLKRILLVGIFVYIIWDVQKIFK; encoded by the exons ATGTCCATCGCCCACACTGCAGCCCAGGCGGTGCTGCGAGATGCCCTGCTTCGAGACGACAGCGGAGGCCCCCGCGCCCGTCACCTGGAACTGGAGCTGCCCCTGGACAGGGTTATTAAGTTTGTGTCGGTGGGACTGCCTCTTCTACTTGTGTCACTGGCATTTGCTCGAGAGATCTCTATTG GCCCACAGATTAGCTGTTTCCCTCCCAGTAACTTCACGGCCAAGCAGGCTGCGTACGTGGACACGTACTGCTGGGACGTGCTGATGCACCATGAGTTCGACACAAATGGAAACGTGGAGGAGCGATCGCTCTGGGTGCACAAG ATGTTCCCGTACTCCTTACTCATCATGGCGATGATGATGTACCTGCCGGCGCTTATCTGGAGGTTCCTGGCCACGCCCAGCCTGGGCTCCGACCTGCTCTTCATCACTGACGAGCTGGACAAGTCCTACAACCGCTCGGTGCGACTTGCCCAAAGCATCCTGGAGCTCAAACAGAGCTCTGAAAACCCCCAAGAGTTCCAGGACGAGCTGTGGAG AGCCAAGAGGAAGCGTTACTTTGAGTACCCCCTGCTGGAGAGATACATGCAGTGCAAGCACGGCTCCTACTTCCTGGTCAGCATGCTGTTCCTGCGAGGCTTCCTCCTGCTCACCTTCATGTCGGCCTCCTGCCTGTACCTGGTCTACTTCCACCTCTCGGCTTTCCTGCAGGACGAGTTCAGCTGTCTCGTGCGCACAGGGCTCCTACGCGACCAGCCCTGGGTGCCCGAGCTAGTGCAGTGCAAGATGACCGGCCTGCTGGTCTTCCAGGTCATTAGTGTGGCCTGTGGTGCCATCTACGTCCTGCTCACACCCATTGTGCTCTTCAGTCTGCTGCGCCTCTTCTGCTGGGACACCGGGTTCCTCTCGCTGTACGAGGTGCTTCCTGGCCTGAGCCTCATCAGCGGGCAGAAGTTGGGCTGCCCGCTCAACGACCTCAACGTGCTGCTGCTCTTTTTGCGGGCCAACCTGGCACAGCTGCGCTCCTACGGGCAGCTGAGGGCCCTGTGCTCTTTGGCGCCCCCTCAGGTTAAAGGGGGCAAGGGCATTCTGACGGAGGAACAGGCGGAAGAGACAGCGGAGGCGGCCgaagagctggaggaggagatgagggaggCCAGGGAGGAGGGCAAGCTCAACCTGGTGGACATCATGACAGTACTAGGTGCAGCCAGAGGGAATGTGGTGAACTGTCCTGaacagcgccctctggtggaaGAGAACATGACACTCGGTACAGTTACCATCATCTACCTGCTAAAGCGTATACTTCTAGTGGGCATATTTGTGTACATCATATGGGATGTTCAGAAAATTTTCAAGTGA